A portion of the Mesobacillus sp. AQ2 genome contains these proteins:
- a CDS encoding aldo/keto reductase: protein MNYRQLGSTGIKVSEVGFGGWQLGNARDWEGMDDNQAIMLVHEALDRGCNFFDTAPNYGGGKSESLLGEALSGRRSEAVINSKFGHHPDNTLDFDSQKIRSSVEGSLQRLKTDYLDSILLHNPPLEILTGKSDHFYILESLKQQGKIRAYGASVDSGYEMEELMKSTGSQIIEVMFNIFHQEPRSAFTMAAEKNVGLIVKVPLDSGWLSGKYDENSVFTDIRSRWDQNQLRKRAELLPVLKEMLEPGESLVQLALRFILDYQEVSTVIPGNKKLEQLIENLSASDKRISTEKVENLEVLWEKTLQANPLGW, encoded by the coding sequence ATGAATTACAGACAGCTTGGAAGTACAGGGATAAAAGTGTCGGAAGTTGGTTTCGGTGGCTGGCAGCTCGGCAATGCAAGGGACTGGGAAGGCATGGATGACAATCAGGCAATCATGCTGGTGCATGAAGCACTTGACCGGGGCTGCAATTTCTTTGATACTGCTCCTAATTATGGAGGTGGCAAAAGTGAGTCATTGCTTGGAGAGGCTCTTTCCGGAAGAAGGAGCGAGGCAGTGATTAACAGCAAATTTGGCCATCATCCAGATAACACCCTTGATTTTGATTCGCAGAAGATCCGCAGTTCGGTTGAAGGTAGTTTGCAGCGGCTTAAAACGGATTACCTGGATTCGATTTTATTGCATAATCCCCCGCTTGAAATCCTGACCGGAAAAAGCGATCACTTTTACATATTGGAATCCCTCAAGCAGCAAGGGAAGATTCGGGCATACGGAGCTTCAGTCGATTCCGGGTATGAAATGGAGGAGCTCATGAAGTCTACTGGCAGTCAGATCATCGAAGTGATGTTCAATATTTTTCATCAGGAGCCTAGAAGCGCCTTCACTATGGCTGCAGAGAAGAATGTGGGACTGATTGTTAAAGTTCCGCTTGATTCTGGGTGGCTATCAGGCAAGTATGATGAAAATAGTGTTTTTACAGATATCAGGAGCCGTTGGGATCAGAATCAACTCAGGAAAAGAGCCGAGCTGCTGCCTGTCCTCAAGGAAATGCTCGAACCAGGGGAATCGCTGGTCCAGTTGGCCTTAAGGTTTATACTTGATTATCAGGAGGTGTCTACCGTAATACCTGGAAACAAGAAACTTGAACAGCTGATTGAGAATTTATCTGCGTCAGATAAAAGGATTTCAACGGAAAAAGTAGAAAACCTAGAAGTATTATGGGAAAAGACGCTGCAAGCCAATCCATTGGGATGGTAG